From the Aphelocoma coerulescens isolate FSJ_1873_10779 chromosome 10, UR_Acoe_1.0, whole genome shotgun sequence genome, one window contains:
- the CFAP161 gene encoding cilia- and flagella-associated protein 161 isoform X2, translated as MASYRLGVRVGNWLEEELAEEERLRDFIRKREQGQLLGQRLARLQESVFKKVELSVSSDGFVHFGDTVLLMNPDKESSKEREPEISGDVTLAVDMDEVSLYSDEPLQISHGLSAVKSVDPMGRNAFCIVSVDGSAVGEPLRYGQNFLIGTKGGISDKMTETKIIITHCYTNRNLAIPRTFCVWSYFGREFEVICHNYLDSHKVEEDQNHWEIITGNPGPEDGTMLERPEALPEGYKNE; from the exons atgGCCTCCTACAGGCTCGGGGTCCGCGTGGGGAACTGGCTGGAGGAGGAACTGGCGGAGGAG GAGCGCCTGAGGGATTTTATCCGTAAGAGGGAACAAGGACAACTTTTAGGACAGAGATTGGCCAGACTTCAAGAGAGTGTTTTCAAGAAG GTAGAGCTGTCGGTATCTTCTGATGGATTTGTTCACTTTGGAGACACTGTGTTGCTTATGAACCCAGACAAGGAATCCTCGAAGGAGAGGGAGCCCGAAATCTCTGGTGATGTGACTCTGGCTGTTGACATGGATGAAGTATCCCTGTACTCAGATGAACCCCTGCAGATCTCACATGGACTTAGTGCAGTCAAGAGCGTGGACCCTATGGGTCGAAATGCTTTCTGTATTGTAAG TGTTGATGGAAGTGCAGTGGGCGAACCACTTAGATATGGGCAAAACTTCCTTATTGGGACAAAAGGAGGGATTTCTGACAAAATG acagaaACTAAAATTATTATTACTCATTGCTATACCAATCGCAACCTCGCCATTCCAAGGACCTTCTGTGTGTG GTCTTATTTTGGAAGAGAATTTGAAGTAATTTGTCACAATTATCTGGACTCCCACAAAGTTGAAGAAGATCAGAACCACTGGGAGATAATTACAGGAAATCCTGGTCCTGAAGATGGTACAATGCTTGAGAGACCCGAAGCTCTCCCAGAAGGGTACAAGAATGAATGA
- the CFAP161 gene encoding cilia- and flagella-associated protein 161 isoform X1: MASYRLGVRVGNWLEEELAEEERLRDFIRKREQGQLLGQRLARLQESVFKKVELSVSSDGFVHFGDTVLLMNPDKESSKEREPEISGDVTLAVDMDEVSLYSDEPLQISHGLSAVKSVDPMGRNAFCIVSVDGSAVGEPLRYGQNFLIGTKGGISDKMFYLASDHKTFREFAKKSRLQKVFLTAELSYLTFWQAKPLDPQLRLEYEGCPVPTETKIIITHCYTNRNLAIPRTFCVWSYFGREFEVICHNYLDSHKVEEDQNHWEIITGNPGPEDGTMLERPEALPEGYKNE; this comes from the exons atgGCCTCCTACAGGCTCGGGGTCCGCGTGGGGAACTGGCTGGAGGAGGAACTGGCGGAGGAG GAGCGCCTGAGGGATTTTATCCGTAAGAGGGAACAAGGACAACTTTTAGGACAGAGATTGGCCAGACTTCAAGAGAGTGTTTTCAAGAAG GTAGAGCTGTCGGTATCTTCTGATGGATTTGTTCACTTTGGAGACACTGTGTTGCTTATGAACCCAGACAAGGAATCCTCGAAGGAGAGGGAGCCCGAAATCTCTGGTGATGTGACTCTGGCTGTTGACATGGATGAAGTATCCCTGTACTCAGATGAACCCCTGCAGATCTCACATGGACTTAGTGCAGTCAAGAGCGTGGACCCTATGGGTCGAAATGCTTTCTGTATTGTAAG TGTTGATGGAAGTGCAGTGGGCGAACCACTTAGATATGGGCAAAACTTCCTTATTGGGACAAAAGGAGGGATTTCTGACAAAATG ttttATCTAGCAAGTGACCACAAAACATTTCGAGAATTTGCTAAAAAATCTCGCCTTCAGAAAGTCTTTTTGACAGCTGAGCTTTCCTATTTGACTTTCTGGCAAGCTAAGCCCTTGGATCCACAGCTGCGTCTTGAATATGAGGGATGTCCAGTTCCT acagaaACTAAAATTATTATTACTCATTGCTATACCAATCGCAACCTCGCCATTCCAAGGACCTTCTGTGTGTG GTCTTATTTTGGAAGAGAATTTGAAGTAATTTGTCACAATTATCTGGACTCCCACAAAGTTGAAGAAGATCAGAACCACTGGGAGATAATTACAGGAAATCCTGGTCCTGAAGATGGTACAATGCTTGAGAGACCCGAAGCTCTCCCAGAAGGGTACAAGAATGAATGA